AATGGCAGCCATCTCCAAAAGGCTGGTGAAAGCCCCTAGAAATGCTAACGTATTTCCAGTGGTTTCAATTTACCTTCACAGGAGTAAAATTACTTTTGGCTTGCAAAAGATGTGTGAATGATAATAGTAGTGATAAACAAAGTCTGTTTGAGAAGTCTGCAGGTGCAGAGAGTGCTGTTAGCGCTTTGTGGTTGATGGTTTAGTGTCCATTTCTACCGAGGTGACAAGGCATCCAGGCCCGTGAGTGCACGGAGAAAGAGGCTCTCGTAATGTCCCCTCCTAATGGCTTTTCAATGTCACTGTAGGTGGCCATAAAGCAACTTAATCTCCAGCACCAGGGCTGCGAGGATGTGTTGAAGGAAATCCTGGTCATGAAGGAATATAAGAACCCCAATATTGTCACCTACCTAGAAAGGTAAATATTCTGGCAGAAAATGGATCTTTCAATTAACATCAATCTAGTCCTGCACAAGGCATGGGAGGAGATTGCATTTTGTCCCCATGAATGCTTCCTGGCAGAAATAGCTTGGAGATCGATCTCAGAAACCTGGCTCTCTTACTAAGCCAGCAGCATGCATGTTCACTCACTGCATGTTGTTTTGCTCTTTTGGGGTGTGATTTCTTCCACGTGTCGAGGAGAAGTGCCGAGAAAGTATCACAGAAAGGATTTCCCTTGCGCCGTTCCCACTGGTTTCCATTGCCTTGCATGCCAAAAGACTAGGCTAGGAGAGACATAATTTGCCAGgtttgaaattgtttttcctgtttgtgaCTGTCCTTTCTGCAAGGTTTTCCAAAGGGTGTTGGCAGTGCTGCACACCCACCTGCCCTGAGTAAAAGCTGTGAAGACTGTGCCTCCTTGCTGCTGGACTTAATGGTGCAATTTGTGTATGAAGATGATGAAGCAACTGCTGGCATGTGTCCACTTCCAGATGAATCTTTGCCATCACAAAACTGGCCTTTTCCCCTGCTTGCCACCTAAGCCGCCTCCTTTTCCACAGATGTGCCTTCCTCATTCAGACGGCACAGATGGCAAGCACTGGATAGCCTGGGTGGAGTGTGTCTTCATTTGATTCCGTCTTCATTTACCAGTGACCTGGAAACAAAACTCAGCTGCAGTCTTTTCTTCATCCGGCAATTCAGCTGTGCACATTCAGCTCCACGCTGTTGCGTTCATCTTGCAGCTACCTTGTCAATGAGGATGTCCTGGTGGTGTTGGAGTATATGGATGGAGGCTCCTTAGCTGATGTGGTCAGCATGAAAAGGATGGCTGTAGGACACATAGCAACAGTGTGTCGGGAGGTAAGGGGTCCTGCTTGTGCTTGGGATGGCTTGGACAGGCTCGTCCCTCAAAAGCGCTGTGAGTGATTCCATGTTCAGAGCTTTCTTTCTGTGTTGCTCTTATGCTTTGGAGAAGAAAGAGCATTGGGAGTGAACTGCCTGCCAGTGTCCCTGCCCTTACTATAGTCTGTTCTTTACTCTTCTAGACCATTGTTGAACTCCCTGTCTcgttttcatttgtattttctgttctgcactTTTCCTCTCCAAGCCTTTGCCCAAAACCTTTCTGCATTGCCCTCTTTGCCTGTAAGTGCAAAGGTGCTGGTGTCCAAGTTTtaaaccagcagcaaagccaaagAGAGACTCATCTGTCACAGTCCCAACTTCAAAGGATGGCACGGCACCCACCATGCTGCTTGCTACTGAAAACTGACAAATGAGCTCCTTCCAAGTCTGCTGTCGAGGAAGCCCTATAACCCTTGTCCTCCAGCCTCCCACCCAACAGTGATCCCCTTGGTACCCAAGGGAggaactttttctcttttggcaAACCATTGCTTGTCCTCCAGACAGGGAGAGCGCATCCAGTGCAGCAGGGATCATTCTGACTGGCTTTGCAGGGGACAGTCTTGAGCAAGGACTGAGGTTTCCCTCTCAAGCGCTAATATGCCTTGCCTTGGAAAGATCCTGCTCTCCTCCTAGTGTTGCAGCAGCAAGCACTTCCTCTTGCCAGCGCTCACTGCTCCTTTGAGATCTGTGAATCTTCAGGAGCAGTCTCCTTCTGGGTGTGATGAAATCAGATCAGGCTAACTTTTGgcctcctgtttcttttttctctcccagtgCCTGCAAGGCCTGGCTTTCCTTCATGCCAACCGGGTGATCCACAGAGACATCAAAAGTGACAACATCCTTCTGGGCCGGGATGGCTCCGTCAAGCTGGGTGGGTGTTCTGGGTCCGGCGCAGCGCTCCGGGGAGGCGGTGTGGGGCTGCTTTTGAGCGGCTGCCGGGTGCCCAGCAGTGGCGCTGGTGAGAGGGCAGGGAGCACTCTGCGAGCCCAGGGCGCATCTGTAAGGGGCTGAGTGGTCTAGAGAGCAAGAAGGTAGCAAGAGTAActttggtttgtgtgtgtgttccttCCAAAGGGAGAGAGTTACAGTGTAAACGTTCCAGTGCCTGAGGAAAAGCCAGGGTGGGAatcctggggggggggggttgctAAGTGGACAATTGCCCATGtccttggctgcagccctgaggaATGAGagcccagctgcttttccagctcgATTCAGCACTGCATTCTGAGACGGAGAGTGAGGAAGCCTTTTCCTCGGTTCCCTACTTGAagcagtgtttgtttttctcctcagccGATTTTGGCCTCTGTGCTCCgttcagccctgagcagagtAAACGGAGGTCGATGGTCGGGACCACTTGCTGGATGGCACCCGAGGTGGTGAGAAGAGAGCCATACGGCCCCAAAGTGGACATCTGGTCCCTTGGCATCGTGGGAATAGAAATGGCCAAAGGAGAGGCTCCTTATATTCGGGAAACCAGACAGGAGGTAAGGTGCAAATACGCTCAGAGAGCGGTGTCCTTCTCCTGTGTGTCCATTAGACAAAATCCCATGCCCACAGCTTAAAGTGCTTCCACCAAGGCCCACTTGTAAAACCGTTCTTGGGGCTGGCATCAGCTGTCAAGGCAAGACCTGTTGCAGCTtggaagagctggggctgcactggagccttttttcctttgggaggGAAGGCTCATCTCTAACCATCTGCTAGTCAAGAAATTGCCACTGCAGCCTGGAGCTTAAAAGATGGGGTCTAGGTGAGCACTGAAGGGTATGGAAGAATCACGTAGAGTCTCATGTTTCCTTTGGCTTCAGGCTAACTACCTGATAGGCAAGCAAGGGGTACCAGACCTGCACAAGCTCAGGCTGCCCTCTGGCTTGTGTGAATTTctgggctgctgcctgcagatgGATGTGGACAGGCGAGGCTCTGCCAAGGAACTTCTGCAGGTACAAGGCAAAGCGGCTGCAGCCCAAAGAGCTGTTCCCTGTCAGGGTTTGTTCCTCGGCCAAACTCCAGGGCTTCCGATGGGCCCCCCGCACATAGTAATATCCACTCTGGGTGCTTTTCCAATGAAAACCAAGCAGGATCCAAGACTGGTTGAGATTAGAAGGGACCAGtgaggtcatctagtccaaaaCCCCAGTCACTGGCAAAGACATCTTCAAGTGGATCAGGTTCCCATCCAAGCTGACCTTGAATGTTGCCAGGCCTGGggctcctcccagctccctggacagcctgtgccagtgtttcagcACTCTCCTCATAAACACTTTCTTCCTTAGAGCCAATTGAGTGTCTTGTAGCTTAAAACCATTCACCCTTGTCCTCTTACAACTGGCCCTAGGAAAAGatttgtccccatctttcttagAAGGCCCTACAAATATTGAAAGGTCTCCTTGGGGcttgctcttctccaggctaaacaagcACAACTCTCCCAGCCGTTCCTCAGAGGAGAGCTCCCAGCTTCTGGTCATTTCTGTGACCCTCTTTTGTTCTCAGGTGGTGTATTCATGTTTACCTGGTAGCATAGGAACTGAAGTATTGCAATGCCAGGGACGAGGGCTTGAAGAACACAACAAAAGCAGTCTAGAACCAAGCGGTTCTAGATTGGTCCGTGGgaaggcaggggctgtgggggagcTCACTGTGAGCATCCGAGGGCACTCAGCttgtccctcctgccccagccttaGAGGTTTCTGCCAGGCAGACGGGGACAGCTGAGCAGGAGTTGTGCCAGCCCCATGTGCTGCCTGGCCCGCTCAAGGAGATGAGAATTGCTGCGACTTTGCTGCCAGGTTTTGTGGCAGACAAGGAGCTGGTGACCAGGCCATTTCCTTGGCTGTTCCTGCTGAGAAGGAAGAtgccagccagcacaggagcGGGGGGCATGCCAAGGCAGACACTGCTCTTCCTGCAAGCCAGAGCTCAGCCCATCTGTGCCCTGCTGCTTGTGTCCTTGCTCCTGGCTTGCTGCTGAAAACCTGCGTGTCCAGCGCTCCTGAGAACAACACGTGCGGTCAATAATTTCAGAGCCCTTGGGAGTCTCTTGAGGACTGCCCAATGCCCCACATCTCCTTTGGACACTCAAATAGCCCATGTCTGTAGAAAAGAGGAGCCGGAATAAGTGTGTTGAGTTTCCTGAAAGGAACAAAACCTTTGGGCAGCAAGCAGCAATCCCACAGTGCTGTCAGGACAAAAATGCCAGCAAGTGATGACACCTTGAGGAAGGGACTAGTGCAGTTCTGGGCCATGTTTGCCTGTGCTAGCAGCACCCTGGACATGAAGGCTCATGTGCTGATGGTGCCCTCAGGCCGCCTATGTTTGTGTATTTCTGGGGGCTAGAGGAATCCAGCTTGACCCTGTTAGGAAGTCAGTTTGGAAAAGAATggttcctttttcctttgtctcttttaatttggtttggtttgttccTTTTCCCCTTTGGGCAGCATCCATTTCTTCAGTCAGCGGAGCCTCTCTTAAGCCTCTTCTGACAGCCTGATCGCTGTCATCCCTGCAGCCAAGTCATGCAGGAAGCAAAGGAGATGACAAGGACCACTTCAGCACCTGGAGAACTGAACCTGTGAGAACAGGTAGAAATCCTGAGGGGAGAGGAGCCAGGAAACAGGCAGCCatcagagcaggaaaggaaggTGGCATCTCCTTTTCCTCGCACCTGCTGATCCTGCTTTTGAATTTCTGCTTGGGACAGCATTGCTGGAGGGCACAAAGTCACTACTGACGTGCACTTTTCAGGTGGGGGGTGGTGTGAGGCATGAAGCTTCCACTGATTATTTGGGGAGCTTGGCTGGCACTTCATGTGGAAGTGTCTTCCTCCCCTCACCAGGAGTCAGAAGGGCAGCGTctggaggcacagcagctgctggcacaagGGGAAAATTTTCTGGCAGAGGTacagaaggagcaggagaacAGGCTGCTTGAGATGAAGCAGTAAATTGCCATCATGCAGCCTGGGCAAGAAAAGATAAGAACCAGAGAGAGTCAAGAGGCACAGAGTGTGAAAAGAGAGTTTGTGTGTTGTTTTGGACTCCTCTGGGCTCCTTCTGGGCACTGTTTCTCTGGACACTGTCTGTCTGGGTGGCATTGTCTCTTAGCTGGCCCTTGGTAAACAGTGCTGGAGAGATTTTTGTGTCTTCAGGGAGCGGTCTGGTGAGAGGCTACCAGAGCGCAGGTTtgaggaaggcaggaatggCGCTGCAGGCCCAAAGAGAAAGGGAAGCCCAGAGCTTCCCCTCAGAAGGAGGGAGGTGCCACGGGAagcccctgcagagccaggctggagctgtgggagaggGCTGGCTGTCAGGCTGCTGAGGAGGTGCCTGAAGCTGCTGAGTACGTCCTGTGCATTCCTTGTCCAATCGAGCAGTGTATTATGGTGTGTGTGCCTCAGCATGGGCTGTAACACACGTTCCTCCTCCTTTGGTGTTGGGAGAGACATTTTGGACTCCCTACAGAAGCCACTGTGGCGCTTGGATGCAGGAAGGGAGCACTTGGGGCATTCCTTTTGCCTTTGAGGGCAGCTGGCAGTGGGTGGGCTTTGCCTGAGCTTCCCTCTACAGTAAAGACAAAAGCAGGGATTGTTTTGGGAGCAGCAGATGGCTGGGACCTAGCCAATGACTCAGAGAAGGTGTGTGTGCTAGTCTGGCCACACTGATCAGAACAGTTGGCTTCCTAGATTCCCTTTAGACTCCAGACTTGTCACCAGTCTTTGGAGACAAAACACTTCAGAGAAATTGATTGGCTGTAGGGCTGGTTTCATACTGCTGTTGTTTCTATGACTGTTTGTACTTCTATTATTCCTTCTACAGATCACATGGGCCCCTGCCATCTAAATCCCAACTCTAAGggcttttcaaatgaaaaggaaggaaacttGCAGCGAAGCAATCGAGGAAGCAGAAGAGATAACCAGGACCACTTCAGGATTACTTCCTCCAAAGGCAGCTTGGAGCTGGACTCACAATAAAAGTCCTATACACCCTCAGGCCTTATTTTAAATGATGTTAATATCAGCACAGTGATGGCTTGGTttgctgtttggggtttttttactttaaaaatatactaaCATTCCCAAATGACCTTCAACTGCTAAGGGTGTTAAACTACTGAAAGAATCCATTAAATggtacaagaaaaaaaattagaagttcCCAGCACCATACCTGTGCTCTTGCATGAACTTCTGCAAGGATATTTGAGTACTGCTCTTCAAgatattgcttttctttctgcctgCAATGTTCCTGTGCTTTTAACTGTTCAGACATTTTCTCAAAAGCCTCCCCCTGCTTCTGCTGAAGGTTTTTCATAGTGTCAGTCTTGTGCTTGCAAATATATTCTAGGTGAAATATCTGTGTGAGAagaatttaagaagaaattcttattTACCTTTTCACTTTGAGTCAAGCACAGACTATTCCAGCATAAAATCTAAACTgtaatttcttcaaaattatcattaaaactaagtaaaaccctttttttttttttttttttgttgaaaaccCAAGACATTCCAGATTAAGTTTTTAAACCATTTCAGGGGATTCTAGCATGTTTCAGGGAATTCTAGAATATTTTCCTTACAAGTAGCTCCTAAGTTTACGATGTGTTTTCAACAAGCATGAAGGGATTCACTCTTGTGGTTTAACACTGCACCTCCCATGCAAATTACATGGAGGAATGAACCAAGCCAACAATGATCTCCAAATGCACACACCTGCACTTTGTTACTAGAAAATATCAGCAAGACGCTTCCAGATAGATCACGCTGAGCTGTAGGAACAAAGTTTGTTACAACACAGTCTAAAATCCCAGAAAAGCTGCTAAGTACATGAGAAGATCCCTAGAGACCTCACAATCAGTCTCAGTAACAAGGCTTAATCAAAAAGCAAGAACAGTAAGacacaaaccccacaaacacTGCCAACAATATCCATCTCCTTTCATTCCcatgtctttccttctccctttcctcttttacttcaaaagggaaataaaccagaaaacaaagtgGAACCCTGAAGAGTGGCTTCATTCTCACGGCTTTAGAAAATTCCTCAGTTCATTTCTAATGATTGCAGCCATAATATTGCATAATCTTACAGCAGAGTAAGAAAAGAGATTTCACAAAATTTATCTAATTAGACACAGTATGTCTATAAAGTATGTGAATAAATCCCAGTGCTGTCGGGGCCACAGCCGTGACCTGGCACAGATAAAAATTTCCGTGCTCTTAGTGGATGCAATTCATTCTCCCTTGTTAATACTGTGAGGTGCATTCAAACTGTGCCCCCACACAactgcacagcacacagaaaacgGTCCAGTTGGCTGGGCAGCACAACACACTCTAAATTCgtttaaaaattggttttgcATGCATTGTATACGATTAAATAGCTGGCCAAAACAGGCCTACAGCTCCATCAGTCAAACTCCACAAGCCATGCCTCATTGCTTTACAGTGATTTTAATCAGTGGCAGAATAAATGGATTCAggttataaataaatttcagctACAACAGCACGCAGTAGAAATTCAATTCTTCATAATTTTAGAACATACAAGTGACTTAGAAACTTTGATTAAGCTAATGAAAGCTGTTTCTCAAATGCCATGAGGACAAAGAATGTAAACCACTGTATCAGTACAGTCAGAGATCAAGATAAGATTCTCAGACTAGAGTGGAAAGAACATATTCAGGGAGCATAAAAGTGGTATACAAgatgaaaaaatactgtataGGTCAGGAAAGCAGGAAGTGAAAATGAAGGGAAGAGAACACACTGACATTTTCACACAATTTTGGCACGGGTATAGCAAAGACCAACAGCAATATATTAAAAGTTATCTATACTTAGTTCCTGCTACagtcttctgctttttcattttgggaAGCAAAATCAAAGCTGTCTCAATGGAGTAAACAGGATCACATACAGGCACTCCTGCTTCCCAAACAAATACAAGCAGCTTTGGGAAAAATACAAACCCATCGAAGGCAATAAATACCTGATTTCATAAGGGAACCACTAAAAATGGGGGAGGTGGATggtgggcactgctgcccttgGAGTCGTGAGGGGAACCCTGCCCACACTCCATCCCCACAGATAAGAAACACTCCCCTGGGGAGCACTCTGGGGTATGGAGAGGACGTAGACAATATGGGactggtgtaattgcaccagtTGGCCGAATTATGTTCTTTTCAAATTGGTGTCACATCTTTTCTAGGAATTAATTGGGCCTGCGTGGCTTTAGACCATAGCTGATTAGATTGCTTATAGTAAAACTGAACACACAATGTTGCTTTGGAAGACCCCAATTCTTGGGCTTCTTGTGGTGCATGTGGTAAAATCTTTGTCCACTCATCCCAGGTGCCCACAGGGTTGGGCCTCTTACCTGTATAGGGATAATCTTTGGATGCCAAAGGGATTCCCAGCAGGCATGGGGATAAAGGCTCTTCCACGctgcccatggccatgcagaAACTGTCCTGTTGTAAAGACTTCACAAGAGTGACCCATTTATTTTGCTTGGGCTGTTGGATGAtccaggcagtgctggtgccGACAAtgatccagggcagccacacaATCATGCTGGAGAGCATCTTGATGTTTGTCGGGGACTGGGCTGTAACCTAAAAATTGTTACAATAAATAAGGCACCTTATTTATTGTAACAATTACATGaatccctctctctccccttttctATGTGCACGCCTCTATTCCACTTTCCCCTGTTCCCCCTTCCTCCACTCCGCTTTCCCCATTTTATTAGTTTAAGAAAACAAGGAAGGGGTCAGGGGAAAACATATGGAAGGCTAAAACTGAGTGAAACtaggagaaaagggaaaaggagatcAGGCAAAGTAAGGTATTGGTATGAATGTAAGTAAAGAAATTAGTAAAAATATCATCTTTGATATTTTACAATTAGTAGACGGGCAACAATATATCCAACCCAtgagggaacagggaaaggagaaaccaggggTCAAAGAGCCAGAAGTCCATGGGGGAATCTGTCTTTTACTCCCAGGAGGACTACTCTATGCTAGCTAGTCACTGCCATCGCCAGGGCAGAAGGCTTGGGAATTGACTGAGAGAGGAGAGTTGATGGGATGCTACAGCTTTGTCCCAGACAGATGCCTGAGGCATTTGCAGGCTGCAGCAGTTTCTGGCGGGccctttttataattttctgatGTCACTGCTATCCTGCAAAGCCCAGAGACACGTCTGTGGAGGCATGGCCAGTCATGACTTCTAGTTGTTACTGAACCTTGACACAGCTGGCACCTCTCTACTTAATCAACTGAAAACCAATGATGTTTAGCTCAAGAGTGTTAACACAAAAAATACATCCATGCCTgaagaaagcagtgaaaaatgttACTGAAGGGAACAACTTGTCCATTTAGTGCAAGATTGTACAAAATCCTGCCTGCTTTAATAGCTGCACACTTTAATTTGCACCCAAGGTACAGAGCATCCTATGCTTCTTTAGTATTCAtgtgggcacagcccccagTTCTCTATAACTCTACAGCACAATAATTAGAAAACAGATGACATTTatcaactgaaagaaaaaagaatgcaaCCACTAAAGGATTAATGATCTGTATGGCATAATAAGGGGTAAACTTTCTTAAATCTGAGATGACATCAAGCTAATGAAAATTGGAGGCTTGCTGTGGGATAAGAGTCACAATTGGTGCTGACAGATGAAGCTattgcttgaaaaaaatcaagtgacATAAAGTAGGGATAAGCAGACATTGGCACATTTGGTGGTAGACATACAGGATGTGAGCTGGATGAAAAACTTTATGAGATTTATCGTGGTTCTCAAGTTAAACTTGAATTAACAGAATTGTGCTGTTGCAGAGTGGGACTTCTGCTTTTGCCTTCCAGTCTCTTTTCAGTGATGCTTTAAGCTGGTGTCTAGTTCTGTGTGCTGTCAACCATTCAGTTGGTGGATCATTTAGAGAAAGACAAGAGCAGCTTATGATGATTGGAGATACAAAACATGGGGTTCTTTACTCAAAAGAAGGTGGAACATCTCATTCTGGGCTTTAAATATGTAAAGACTGTTTTTCTTACCCACTCTAATGGCAGAAATCAGTGTGTTAACTTCCTTTTTGAAGTAGCAATCCGAATTGTATCTGGGAAAACTGAAATTAGGAAACTTGCAGAAGAGAACAGTGAAGTGCTAGGACAGAGCACACGTGGAGGTTGTGGCATTCTTAAAAAGTAGCTTAGACACCTATGCATGAGGGATGACATTTTTTTGAGTCTGGTATGTTTTCTACACTGGTAGGACTTCCTTGCCTGTCTTCCTCTGTTTAAGAGTTTGTCTGCTGAGTTACACAATTTGTCTCTTGTGCTGATAATCAGGCAAACGTGCAAGATCCCATATAGTGCCGTAGAGACTTCCATTATACAGAACTCAGTGGTCACAGAGTAAATATCTGCGAAAAATGCGTATTTTATAATTGGCTCTTAGCAAATATTGAATTGAATGCTCTATGTATTAtggagggttattttgtaatactgtattaatcctttctaagtagtgtgttaaatatagttttaggttacaacataatggtaaaatagaaactctgcaatgtaatattttttttactagctcatgaaagggataagataatcaagaagctcttcgcacagagataacagcaacaggaCACCTAATgagttactgcctccttatgggaaaagacaaacattcttccaccttctctccatctttatggaGCCACCAGGATTAAGAGGAAGGAGTtgacaaaacccagaaaaattcttaatctgcaaggaatttatgcatcatgtatgagatatatgaatatgcaacaggctgttgcttttaagggctATTCCTTTGTTcgcaaggcatgtttttggcagttCAGTGTCCAAAAAGATCCGGACGTCCGtagttctttgctttttattgtctcgtagtgtcctaatcctcattgtccaaatttttattactctaattttattactatttatttataactattttattactaataaacttttaagattttaaaaaacaagtgattggtgtttttcacaataTCCCCTTGTAGGACTGCAGTCTGGTCTAGAGAACCTTTTCCCCCCGTTTCTTTCAACGTTAttgttataaataaaattgGCTTTCACAGGTTGGGTTATAAATTGTTAATGATGTCATGTTGTTATGAATTGTTAATTAATGTAATGACTTGTTATGCCTAATTAATGCAGTAAGTTCTGAAGTTAAATGTACTGCAGTATGAGCATGTGCCCGCTAGAGGAGGGTGGTAAGAACTTTCCAGAAGGTTACCTCACGGCCTGATGACAGCAGCCCGGACTGTAATCGGACAACGAGCCAGCCAGTGACATGGAAGCATCCCAGAATGACTGGCCAGGAACGCACCGCAAATTGGACCAACCAGTGAGCGGAAAAAGGCCAATCTATGAAAGGATCAAGAGCGCACCAATCCGGCAGCTTTAAGAGACTTTAAAACCCCCGGGTGCTGAGCGCCTGGGTCTTTCTGCGGAGCCAGTGTCCAAGGAAGCACCCTGTGCTGCATACAGGCTGACACTTGTATCTCTGACTTGCTGCCTAGGCCACAGGCTTACCCTGGGCTCTCGTCTTcagttgctttgatttttaataaacaggccGGAGCTTTTTAAAAGATCCTAGCCTcattttgcctgtttttaaCATTTATGTTTACGCTTTGGTTTAATCCCTTCATAAATGGGGACAAACATAGAAAAAGTCCCATAAAACAATCAAGAACTGGCCTGGCCAGGGCGGAGCCGATGAGGCGACCGGCGGGTGGccggggagggggaaaggggccTGGCTCGCGGCAGgaccgcccggcccggcctggcCGAGACGGGGGCCAGGGCCCTCCACCTCCTCAGCCATCGGAAGAGACAGTTCCcgggtttttttgtctttaacaTGCGTGTTTCACAGAGCCGTGTCCAGCTTCTCAGTGGTTCAACAGACTGTCACTTACAAAAAAGCTTTGCATCACTTCCCTGAATTTCCTCCCATTCCCAACCAGGACGCCCATCCAAGTCCACTGCCTTCACAGTCCCATattcagaaaacatttgttAACTGATTGTTATGAATAATTGAGAAGAACCAGACTTATTCGACACTTCTTGGAGCCAAAACACTGATTTACAAGATGAGGGGGGAAGTTGACAATAACCAGAAAATACCCTTTGTTTGGAAAGAATTTGtgaatcatgtatgagatagctgaatatgcaacaggcatATTGGGTTTGaagggttaatcctttgttagcgAGGTATGCTTTTGTGGCTTAGTGCCCAAGAGCATACGGATGTCTgttattctttgctttttattgtcttttgtTGTCCTAACTTTGATTCTCCAAATTCTTATTGTCCTGTTTTTATTACTATTCTttactattaaacttctaaaattttaacacaagtgattggcgtttttcacaggTGTAATACAGTATGTTGAGTACCGAGTTTCTTATAAATACCCTTTTAACCCCTTTTACCATAACCAAACTAACAGCACCTGCTTAACAATTATCAACTATTTTACAACCCTTTCTAACCTATTGTTAACAATTCCCCCCTCTAACTATTTGATCAGGCTTCTAGCCTGCATCAACCTTTTAAAGTTCCACTTTGACTTTTCTCAGTTGCTTGTGGAAAATGAGATGTTCAAGCATATCTCTGGCATTCTGATCACTCTGTTCTTTTATTACGGTTActttttcaccatttttccCTTCCACGTTACCTTGCAGCACGATGCTGCTTTGGACAATGCTGGTTACTATCTGGACTAGACATGGAATTACACGTGGTAGAAATATTACACTTGCTAGTGCACACACCACAAAGAAGACCAATTTCTTCCACAATTTGCCATTCCAGGTGAACGAGTTGTCCCACTAATCAGATTCTCCAAACAAGTGTTCCAACACAGGTTAGTTTTCTAATATTTTGagtaacatttttaattacatgacTGTGGTCATCGATCTCTAGGCAGCATTCTGAAGTATTAAATTTTCCACAGATGCCTCCTTCCTCTGCGAGGAGGTAGTCTACTGCCAATCGAATCTGGTAAATTACTGATCGtgtttgctgtggctgctgtttaAGAGATCCATGGTCAGAGTTTGATTTGACATTATTTCAAGCACTGCTTGTAAATGGATGATTCGACTGAGCACTCACACTGGGCTGTTCCACTCGCTGATCACCACATGTCGCTGTCG
This sequence is a window from Vidua chalybeata isolate OUT-0048 chromosome Z, bVidCha1 merged haplotype, whole genome shotgun sequence. Protein-coding genes within it:
- the LOC128782292 gene encoding serine/threonine-protein kinase PAK 3-like; translated protein: MAPLCRGLFLLPELGAAFEPVVAAGNFQEEASSHSAACSSGTRHAVLLLPAGREVSVGDPEKKYTGWKPIGSGGFGTVYKAFNAATGQAVAIKQLNLQHQGCEDVLKEILVMKEYKNPNIVTYLESYLVNEDVLVVLEYMDGGSLADVVSMKRMAVGHIATVCRECLQGLAFLHANRVIHRDIKSDNILLGRDGSVKLADFGLCAPFSPEQSKRRSMVGTTCWMAPEVVRREPYGPKVDIWSLGIVGIEMAKGEAPYIRETRQEANYLIGKQGVPDLHKLRLPSGLCEFLGCCLQMDVDRRGSAKELLQHPFLQSAEPLLSLF